In Spea bombifrons isolate aSpeBom1 chromosome 12, aSpeBom1.2.pri, whole genome shotgun sequence, the following proteins share a genomic window:
- the LOC128469604 gene encoding uncharacterized protein LOC128469604 isoform X1, with the protein MAVMDLKTPVQETGTGFVNLEKARGYHTHPLSSLQKPTAADEEMDVGGKNEDLHVSDETPEDNYPGPLSLRSRRSSRKMEGPLSLRSRRNSRKMEGGLLFGLAMLLMLSTCALSTAASPCLSKGGISATNSTDSAVWHRYTFCNNSLYLTGQIITLRDFNCVWKASAKNFPCNANASVLLTNDSCGVLETPASLECLWIEYGYGKIGSSEYLKLTELPCDEHNDSDQKQGFFEQTNNSSQSNETLPNSNNNNSPPWWIAIVIPIAMVAGIGFIYLIW; encoded by the exons ATGGCAGTCATGGACTTGAAGACTCCTGTGCAAGAAACAGG gacaggATTCGTCAACCTGGAAAAAGCTAGAGGATATCATACGCATCCCTTAAGTTCTTTGCAAAAGCCAACTGCGGCCGATGAAGAGATGGACGTTGGCGGTAAGAATGAAGACCTGCATGTCTCTGATGAGACGCCTGAAGACAATTATCCAGGCCCTTTGAGTCTTCGATCAAGACGCAGTTCGAGAAAGATGGAAG GCCCTTTGAGTCTTCGATCAAGACGCAATTCGAGAAAGATGGAAGGTGGACTTCTGTTTGGACTCGCTATGTTGCTGATGCTGAGTACGTGTGCACTCTCAACTGCCGCTAGCCCTTGTTTATCCAAAG GCGGGATTTCAGCAACAAACTCAACAGACTCAGCCGTTTGGCACAGATATACGTTCTGCAACAATTCCCTATATCTCACTGGCCAAATCATAACTTTACGTGATTTTAACTGCGTATGGAAAGCATCGGCTAAAAACTTCCCGTGTAACGCTAACGCTTCAGTCCTCCTTACCAATGACAGCTGTGGCGTTCTGGAAACTCCAGCCTCTCTAGAATGCTTGTGGATAGAATACGGATACGGAAAGATTGGGAGTTCCGAATATTTAAAGCTCACGG AACTGCCTTGTGACGAACATAACGACTCAGATCAGAAACAAGGATTTTTCG aacAAACCAATAATTCAAGTCAAAGCAATGAAACGCTccctaatagtaataataataattctcccCCGTGGTGGATTGCTATCGTTATTCCCATTGCAATGGTCGCAGGGATTGGATTTATATATCTGATATGGTAA
- the LOC128469604 gene encoding uncharacterized protein LOC128469604 isoform X2: MAVMDLKTPVQETGTGFVNLEKARGYHTHPLSSLQKPTAADEEMDVGGKNEDLHVSDETPEDNYPGPLSLRSRRSSRKMEGPLSLRSRRNSRKMEGGLLFGLAMLLMLSTCALSTAASPCLSKGGISATNSTDSAVWHRYTFCNNSLYLTGQIITLRDFNCVWKASAKNFPCNANASVLLTNDSCGVLETPASLECLWIEYGYGKIGSSEYLKLTEQTNNSSQSNETLPNSNNNNSPPWWIAIVIPIAMVAGIGFIYLIW; the protein is encoded by the exons ATGGCAGTCATGGACTTGAAGACTCCTGTGCAAGAAACAGG gacaggATTCGTCAACCTGGAAAAAGCTAGAGGATATCATACGCATCCCTTAAGTTCTTTGCAAAAGCCAACTGCGGCCGATGAAGAGATGGACGTTGGCGGTAAGAATGAAGACCTGCATGTCTCTGATGAGACGCCTGAAGACAATTATCCAGGCCCTTTGAGTCTTCGATCAAGACGCAGTTCGAGAAAGATGGAAG GCCCTTTGAGTCTTCGATCAAGACGCAATTCGAGAAAGATGGAAGGTGGACTTCTGTTTGGACTCGCTATGTTGCTGATGCTGAGTACGTGTGCACTCTCAACTGCCGCTAGCCCTTGTTTATCCAAAG GCGGGATTTCAGCAACAAACTCAACAGACTCAGCCGTTTGGCACAGATATACGTTCTGCAACAATTCCCTATATCTCACTGGCCAAATCATAACTTTACGTGATTTTAACTGCGTATGGAAAGCATCGGCTAAAAACTTCCCGTGTAACGCTAACGCTTCAGTCCTCCTTACCAATGACAGCTGTGGCGTTCTGGAAACTCCAGCCTCTCTAGAATGCTTGTGGATAGAATACGGATACGGAAAGATTGGGAGTTCCGAATATTTAAAGCTCACGG aacAAACCAATAATTCAAGTCAAAGCAATGAAACGCTccctaatagtaataataataattctcccCCGTGGTGGATTGCTATCGTTATTCCCATTGCAATGGTCGCAGGGATTGGATTTATATATCTGATATGGTAA